CCTTTAAAGTGAATGTAATCTGGCTTGGGAACATGCCCAACAACCCATAATGATTAAAAAATTGATATCCTTCAAAATTTGTCATGTATAATCTGGATTTAAGAATGACACAAAACTAAGCCACAAAATCGCAATTTTCAACTATTTTCGGTCGCGATCGGGCGATTTTTTTAAAAAACTTCTATCGCCCTTAAAAGAAAAACTCCGCCCTCCCCTTGCCGGCCGGCCTGTAACACACCGGAAATAGCCGGCACTGCGGGTGAGCGGAGTTCGAATGGAAAAGGGGGCCCGGGCTAGGCCTTTTTCATAGCCTCCAAAAGCCTCTCGGGTGTTATCGGTATACGCCTGACCCGAGCACCCGTAGCATTGAAGATCGCGTTGGCTACAGCCGGGGCCGTGGGCGGGACGCCGGGTTCTCCAATTCCTCCGATCTTGTCGTTGCTTTTGATAATGTGGACTTCGATGTCTGGTACTTCCGTGATCCGGATCGGGCTGTAGTCATCGAAGTTGGCCGATTCCACACCGCCCTTCGAAAACTTGACCTCTTCCCTCAGGACGGTACTCAAGGCAATGGTAGCGGCCCCCTCGATCTGGGTCTTTATGTTGAAAGGATGGACTGCCGGTCCGCAATCCACTGCTATGACCAACCGATGCACCTTGAAGGTCCCCTCTCTTTTGTTGACCGATACCTCCGCAACCTGGGCCACATAGGTGCCGAAACAGGAGTGCTGGGCGATCCCCCGTCCCATCCCTTCCGGAAGGGGTCTGCCCCACCCGGCCTTCTCTGCAACGGTTTCAAGGACCCTTCGGGGCCGCTTGTTATTTTTCAGGTGGGCCAGGCGGAACTCAAGGGGGTCCTTCCCCACGGCATGGGCCAGTTCATCTATAAAAGACTCTATAACAAAGGCGTTAGGGCCGTTCTGGACGGATCGCCATGGAGCAACGGGAATCGGAAGTTTTGAGATCAGAAACTCGATGTAAAGATTCGGGATTTCGTACATGATCCGGTTGTTATGGGGGGATTTCGGGAAATCCGCCAGACCCCACAGGCTCATGAAATCGACGCCGTTCTGGATTCCCTTGGGATTGATGTCTTTCAGGATGGACGGGCTTACGGTCTTGTGAGACCACGCGATCACTTGCCCTTTGTCATCCAGTCCGGCCTCGATCCTATGGGACATGGCCGCACGGAATGCATCGTACTTGATATCTTCTTCCCTGGTCCATACCACTTTCACCGGCTTTCCAAGGGCTTTCCCGATGATCAGGGCCTCCACGATGAAGTCAGGTCGACCGCGCCTGCCCAGGCCGCACCCCAAAAAGGTGGTATGCACGTTGACTTTATCCTTGGGCAACCCGGTGATCTTGGAAGCGATGGCCTGGGGAACGGTCTGGCCCTGGGTCGGTGCCCAGATGTCGCACCCGTCTGAACGTACGTGAACCGTGCAGTTCATGGGTTCCATGGTGGCATGGGCCACAAAGGGAACAAAGTATATGGCTTTGACCTTGCTCTTGGCTCCTTTGAGGGCCGCCTCGACATCGCCGGTACTCACTGCCTTGGACCCAGGCTTGTCCAAGTCCTCCATCAGGCTTCTTTCTATGTACTCGTTGTCCATTAGGGGGATCGTCCCCGGGCCCCATTTGACCTTGAGAGCATCCCTTCCAGCCCATGCTGCATCGAGTGACTCGGCACACACCGCGACGCCTTGGGGAATCTCTAGGACCTTCTTGACCCCCTTTACCGCCTCTGCGGCC
This sequence is a window from Deltaproteobacteria bacterium. Protein-coding genes within it:
- a CDS encoding xanthine dehydrogenase family protein molybdopterin-binding subunit, with protein sequence MKTAMTRREFMKDSLAAAGLTIIASVTPFGYRLVNASEMKKDEIAAFNPTAWIRITPDDIVTLTMGPTEMGQGTHTSLAMVIADELEADWKKVRIRMGEARPEFINPILHVQLTVASASIRAFYMPLRTMGAACQAMLLEAAARQWKVPKKECRAIGGKVFHKKSNRSLTYGQLCLEAAKLKVPENPPLKKEKEFKFIGKKIPRMDIPDKVSGKAVYGLDFSLPGLHYAVIARPPAYGAKPVSFDRKAAEAVKGVKKVLEIPQGVAVCAESLDAAWAGRDALKVKWGPGTIPLMDNEYIERSLMEDLDKPGSKAVSTGDVEAALKGAKSKVKAIYFVPFVAHATMEPMNCTVHVRSDGCDIWAPTQGQTVPQAIASKITGLPKDKVNVHTTFLGCGLGRRGRPDFIVEALIIGKALGKPVKVVWTREEDIKYDAFRAAMSHRIEAGLDDKGQVIAWSHKTVSPSILKDINPKGIQNGVDFMSLWGLADFPKSPHNNRIMYEIPNLYIEFLISKLPIPVAPWRSVQNGPNAFVIESFIDELAHAVGKDPLEFRLAHLKNNKRPRRVLETVAEKAGWGRPLPEGMGRGIAQHSCFGTYVAQVAEVSVNKREGTFKVHRLVIAVDCGPAVHPFNIKTQIEGAATIALSTVLREEVKFSKGGVESANFDDYSPIRITEVPDIEVHIIKSNDKIGGIGEPGVPPTAPAVANAIFNATGARVRRIPITPERLLEAMKKA